A single Denticeps clupeoides chromosome 7, fDenClu1.1, whole genome shotgun sequence DNA region contains:
- the LOC114793482 gene encoding synembryn-A isoform X3, translated as MVVNVERIIQYIKHGDQDNVQIQLEVYNSEFSQCFFFNVEEREMKKQLELEEFRRNKFRDHSPDVDSDLSDTEDDPDLIQRRRLAAALMWFIRTKLQPQVLRACLRTLRILSRDRLALAPLETDDALMTFAHLGGLTSLPMTSDASEGQEYGVDLQEAWFHEGGTTSAGSNDAQNRCNVSNPNSENASSGAARGESDMDTQSNGSLSSTDSACSAPACVHDGACRTTDPWDGGHDCALMHFEVHGGKCGNSVLERGKRDVRGERDEEEEGSDDVEVWRKEAMKALCNVIYNSQRAQERASALRLLSGLSERLKKELDSPLPPAGQFYELRLLFLLTALRPELRLQLQQERGVSLLTSALEQCLSVKWMDVNEVQSDPTAPPVRKEVSEKAVEILKTLFNVTHDAHRNEPDEEECALYRRLAAVLRHCMLLSCEGEELDVELKGHAVNLLSALPLQCLDVLLSGRLSTSSVEWEGLNMDCVRSLLQFLERRLDAGHKLKEKLTPVLNLLTESSKVHRGTRHYLKQQILPPLRDLSLRPEQGTSVRSRLVRLMTHVDTDIKHCAAELLFVLCKENVRRFVKYTGYGNAAGLLAARGLLSGCGPYHQSQYSSDSDSDSDTEEYRHAKGRINPVTGRVEEEQPDPMEGMTEEEKEAEARKLIWMFNRLSRDKIIQPMGVTAEGRLAPLYVEQRVRPLQEQIREEDSEEDLDE; from the exons ATGGTTGTTAACGTGGAAAGAATCATTCAGTATATCAAACATGGAGACCAGGACAATGTCCAGATACAGCTCGAGGTCTACAACTCTGAG TTTTCtcagtgttttttctttaatgtggaagaaagagaaatgaagaag Caactggagctggaggag TTCCGAAGGAATAAATTCCGAGATCACAGTCCAGACGTGGACTCTGATCTAAGTGACACTGAAGACGATCCCGATCTCATACAGAGAAGG AGGCTGGCAGCGGCTTTGATGTGGTTCATCAGAACTAAGCTGCAGCCCCAGGTTTTGAGGGCGTGTCTCCGCACACTGCGCATCCTCTCCCGGGACCGCCTGGCACTGGCGCCCTTGGAAACAGACGACGCCCTAATGACCTTTGCCCACCTCGGGGGTCTGACCTCCCTGCCCATGACCTCAGATGCCAGTGAGGGGCAGGAGTACGGGGTTGATCTACAAGAGGCGTGGTTCCACGAGGGAGGGACGACGTCAGCTGGATCCAACGACGCTCAGAATCGCTGTAACGTATCCAATCCTAACAGCGAAAACGCAAGCAGCGGCGCGGCCAGAGGCGAGTCCGACATGGACACCCAGAGCAATGGCTCCCTGAGCAGCACCGATTCTGCCTGCAGCGCCCCGGCCTGCGTCCACGATGGCGCTTGTCGCACCACAGATCCCTGGGATGGCGGCCACGACTGCGCTTTGATGCATTTTGAAGTCCACGGTGGCAAATGTGGGAACAGTGTGCTGGAGCGCGGAAAGAGAGATGTCAGAGGGGAGagggacgaggaagaggaggggagcGATGATGTGGAGGTCTGGAGGAAGGAGGCCATGAAGGCCCTGTGCAATGTCATCTACAACAGCCAGAGGGCGCAAGAGAGGGCCAGCGCTCTCAG gctgCTGTCTGGACTCTCGGAGCGGTTGAAGAAGGAACTCGACTCTCCGttgccccctgctggtcagTTCTACGAGCTGCGTTTGCTATTCCTGCTGACGGCCCTGAGGCCGGAACTAAGGTTACAGCTTCAGCAG GAGAGGGGCGTGTCCTTGTTGACCTCTGCCCTAGAACAGTGTCTGTCAGTGAAGTGGATGGACGTAAATGAGGTCCAGTCAGACCCAACAGCTCCACCAGTCCGTAAGGAAGTCTCGGAAAAAGCTGTTGAGATTCTGAAGACGCTGTTCAACGTCACTCACGACGCTCACCGGAACGAGCCGGACGAG GAAGAATGTGCTCTCTACCGCCGCCTGGCCGCAGTGCTGCGCCACTGCATGCTTTTGTCCTGTGAGGGAGAGGAACTGGATGTTGAGCTGAaggg GCACGCGGTGAACCTGCTGTCCGCCCTGCCCCTCCAGTGTCTGGACGTCCTGCTGTCTGGCCGTCTGTCGACGAGCTCCGTCGAGTGGGAAGGCCTCAACATGGACTGCGTTCGCTCCCTGCTGCAGTTCTTGGAGAGGCGTCTGGATGCG GGCCATAAGCTGAAGGAGAAACTGACTCCTGTCCTGAACCTGCTGACGGAGAGCAGCAAAGTCCACAGGGGGACGCGACACTACCTCAAACAGCAG ATCCTGCCGCCACTGAGAGACCTGAGCCTGAGGCCTGAGCAGGGCACCTCAGTACGAAGCCGGCTTGTCAGGCTGATGACCCACGTGGACACGGACATCAAGCACTGTGCTGCCGAACTGCTGTTTGTGCTCTGCAAGGAGAACG TGCGGCGTTTTGTGAAGTACACCGGGTACGGGAACGCCGCGGGCCTGCTGGCGGCGCGGGGCCTGTTGAGCGGGTGTGGCCCTTATCACCAGTCGCAGTACTCCAGCGACTCCGACTCCGACTCCGACACCGAGGAGTACCGCCATGCGAAGGGGCGCATCAACCCTGTGACGGGGCGCGTGGAGGAGGAGCAGCCCGACCCCATGGAGGGAATGAccgaggaggagaaggaggcggAGGCGCGTAAACTCATCTGGATGTTTAACAGACTCTCCAG GGATAAAATCATCCAGCCCATGGGAGTGACAGCAGAGGGCCGCCTGGCACCGCTGTACGTGGAGCAGAGAGTACGCCCCCTGCAGGAGCAGATCCGCGAGGaggacagcgaggaggacctGGATGAGTGA
- the LOC114793482 gene encoding synembryn-A isoform X1 translates to MCVSALGLNMVVNVERIIQYIKHGDQDNVQIQLEVYNSEFSQCFFFNVEEREMKKQLELEEFRRNKFRDHSPDVDSDLSDTEDDPDLIQRRRLAAALMWFIRTKLQPQVLRACLRTLRILSRDRLALAPLETDDALMTFAHLGGLTSLPMTSDASEGQEYGVDLQEAWFHEGGTTSAGSNDAQNRCNVSNPNSENASSGAARGESDMDTQSNGSLSSTDSACSAPACVHDGACRTTDPWDGGHDCALMHFEVHGGKCGNSVLERGKRDVRGERDEEEEGSDDVEVWRKEAMKALCNVIYNSQRAQERASALRLLSGLSERLKKELDSPLPPAGQFYELRLLFLLTALRPELRLQLQQERGVSLLTSALEQCLSVKWMDVNEVQSDPTAPPVRKEVSEKAVEILKTLFNVTHDAHRNEPDEEECALYRRLAAVLRHCMLLSCEGEELDVELKGHAVNLLSALPLQCLDVLLSGRLSTSSVEWEGLNMDCVRSLLQFLERRLDAGHKLKEKLTPVLNLLTESSKVHRGTRHYLKQQILPPLRDLSLRPEQGTSVRSRLVRLMTHVDTDIKHCAAELLFVLCKENVRRFVKYTGYGNAAGLLAARGLLSGCGPYHQSQYSSDSDSDSDTEEYRHAKGRINPVTGRVEEEQPDPMEGMTEEEKEAEARKLIWMFNRLSRDKIIQPMGVTAEGRLAPLYVEQRVRPLQEQIREEDSEEDLDE, encoded by the exons atgtgtgtatctGCATTAGGATTGAATATGGTTGTTAACGTGGAAAGAATCATTCAGTATATCAAACATGGAGACCAGGACAATGTCCAGATACAGCTCGAGGTCTACAACTCTGAG TTTTCtcagtgttttttctttaatgtggaagaaagagaaatgaagaag Caactggagctggaggag TTCCGAAGGAATAAATTCCGAGATCACAGTCCAGACGTGGACTCTGATCTAAGTGACACTGAAGACGATCCCGATCTCATACAGAGAAGG AGGCTGGCAGCGGCTTTGATGTGGTTCATCAGAACTAAGCTGCAGCCCCAGGTTTTGAGGGCGTGTCTCCGCACACTGCGCATCCTCTCCCGGGACCGCCTGGCACTGGCGCCCTTGGAAACAGACGACGCCCTAATGACCTTTGCCCACCTCGGGGGTCTGACCTCCCTGCCCATGACCTCAGATGCCAGTGAGGGGCAGGAGTACGGGGTTGATCTACAAGAGGCGTGGTTCCACGAGGGAGGGACGACGTCAGCTGGATCCAACGACGCTCAGAATCGCTGTAACGTATCCAATCCTAACAGCGAAAACGCAAGCAGCGGCGCGGCCAGAGGCGAGTCCGACATGGACACCCAGAGCAATGGCTCCCTGAGCAGCACCGATTCTGCCTGCAGCGCCCCGGCCTGCGTCCACGATGGCGCTTGTCGCACCACAGATCCCTGGGATGGCGGCCACGACTGCGCTTTGATGCATTTTGAAGTCCACGGTGGCAAATGTGGGAACAGTGTGCTGGAGCGCGGAAAGAGAGATGTCAGAGGGGAGagggacgaggaagaggaggggagcGATGATGTGGAGGTCTGGAGGAAGGAGGCCATGAAGGCCCTGTGCAATGTCATCTACAACAGCCAGAGGGCGCAAGAGAGGGCCAGCGCTCTCAG gctgCTGTCTGGACTCTCGGAGCGGTTGAAGAAGGAACTCGACTCTCCGttgccccctgctggtcagTTCTACGAGCTGCGTTTGCTATTCCTGCTGACGGCCCTGAGGCCGGAACTAAGGTTACAGCTTCAGCAG GAGAGGGGCGTGTCCTTGTTGACCTCTGCCCTAGAACAGTGTCTGTCAGTGAAGTGGATGGACGTAAATGAGGTCCAGTCAGACCCAACAGCTCCACCAGTCCGTAAGGAAGTCTCGGAAAAAGCTGTTGAGATTCTGAAGACGCTGTTCAACGTCACTCACGACGCTCACCGGAACGAGCCGGACGAG GAAGAATGTGCTCTCTACCGCCGCCTGGCCGCAGTGCTGCGCCACTGCATGCTTTTGTCCTGTGAGGGAGAGGAACTGGATGTTGAGCTGAaggg GCACGCGGTGAACCTGCTGTCCGCCCTGCCCCTCCAGTGTCTGGACGTCCTGCTGTCTGGCCGTCTGTCGACGAGCTCCGTCGAGTGGGAAGGCCTCAACATGGACTGCGTTCGCTCCCTGCTGCAGTTCTTGGAGAGGCGTCTGGATGCG GGCCATAAGCTGAAGGAGAAACTGACTCCTGTCCTGAACCTGCTGACGGAGAGCAGCAAAGTCCACAGGGGGACGCGACACTACCTCAAACAGCAG ATCCTGCCGCCACTGAGAGACCTGAGCCTGAGGCCTGAGCAGGGCACCTCAGTACGAAGCCGGCTTGTCAGGCTGATGACCCACGTGGACACGGACATCAAGCACTGTGCTGCCGAACTGCTGTTTGTGCTCTGCAAGGAGAACG TGCGGCGTTTTGTGAAGTACACCGGGTACGGGAACGCCGCGGGCCTGCTGGCGGCGCGGGGCCTGTTGAGCGGGTGTGGCCCTTATCACCAGTCGCAGTACTCCAGCGACTCCGACTCCGACTCCGACACCGAGGAGTACCGCCATGCGAAGGGGCGCATCAACCCTGTGACGGGGCGCGTGGAGGAGGAGCAGCCCGACCCCATGGAGGGAATGAccgaggaggagaaggaggcggAGGCGCGTAAACTCATCTGGATGTTTAACAGACTCTCCAG GGATAAAATCATCCAGCCCATGGGAGTGACAGCAGAGGGCCGCCTGGCACCGCTGTACGTGGAGCAGAGAGTACGCCCCCTGCAGGAGCAGATCCGCGAGGaggacagcgaggaggacctGGATGAGTGA
- the LOC114793482 gene encoding synembryn-A isoform X2, translating into MSSGGLNMVVNVERIIQYIKHGDQDNVQIQLEVYNSEFSQCFFFNVEEREMKKQLELEEFRRNKFRDHSPDVDSDLSDTEDDPDLIQRRRLAAALMWFIRTKLQPQVLRACLRTLRILSRDRLALAPLETDDALMTFAHLGGLTSLPMTSDASEGQEYGVDLQEAWFHEGGTTSAGSNDAQNRCNVSNPNSENASSGAARGESDMDTQSNGSLSSTDSACSAPACVHDGACRTTDPWDGGHDCALMHFEVHGGKCGNSVLERGKRDVRGERDEEEEGSDDVEVWRKEAMKALCNVIYNSQRAQERASALRLLSGLSERLKKELDSPLPPAGQFYELRLLFLLTALRPELRLQLQQERGVSLLTSALEQCLSVKWMDVNEVQSDPTAPPVRKEVSEKAVEILKTLFNVTHDAHRNEPDEEECALYRRLAAVLRHCMLLSCEGEELDVELKGHAVNLLSALPLQCLDVLLSGRLSTSSVEWEGLNMDCVRSLLQFLERRLDAGHKLKEKLTPVLNLLTESSKVHRGTRHYLKQQILPPLRDLSLRPEQGTSVRSRLVRLMTHVDTDIKHCAAELLFVLCKENVRRFVKYTGYGNAAGLLAARGLLSGCGPYHQSQYSSDSDSDSDTEEYRHAKGRINPVTGRVEEEQPDPMEGMTEEEKEAEARKLIWMFNRLSRDKIIQPMGVTAEGRLAPLYVEQRVRPLQEQIREEDSEEDLDE; encoded by the exons ATGTCTTCTGGCG GATTGAATATGGTTGTTAACGTGGAAAGAATCATTCAGTATATCAAACATGGAGACCAGGACAATGTCCAGATACAGCTCGAGGTCTACAACTCTGAG TTTTCtcagtgttttttctttaatgtggaagaaagagaaatgaagaag Caactggagctggaggag TTCCGAAGGAATAAATTCCGAGATCACAGTCCAGACGTGGACTCTGATCTAAGTGACACTGAAGACGATCCCGATCTCATACAGAGAAGG AGGCTGGCAGCGGCTTTGATGTGGTTCATCAGAACTAAGCTGCAGCCCCAGGTTTTGAGGGCGTGTCTCCGCACACTGCGCATCCTCTCCCGGGACCGCCTGGCACTGGCGCCCTTGGAAACAGACGACGCCCTAATGACCTTTGCCCACCTCGGGGGTCTGACCTCCCTGCCCATGACCTCAGATGCCAGTGAGGGGCAGGAGTACGGGGTTGATCTACAAGAGGCGTGGTTCCACGAGGGAGGGACGACGTCAGCTGGATCCAACGACGCTCAGAATCGCTGTAACGTATCCAATCCTAACAGCGAAAACGCAAGCAGCGGCGCGGCCAGAGGCGAGTCCGACATGGACACCCAGAGCAATGGCTCCCTGAGCAGCACCGATTCTGCCTGCAGCGCCCCGGCCTGCGTCCACGATGGCGCTTGTCGCACCACAGATCCCTGGGATGGCGGCCACGACTGCGCTTTGATGCATTTTGAAGTCCACGGTGGCAAATGTGGGAACAGTGTGCTGGAGCGCGGAAAGAGAGATGTCAGAGGGGAGagggacgaggaagaggaggggagcGATGATGTGGAGGTCTGGAGGAAGGAGGCCATGAAGGCCCTGTGCAATGTCATCTACAACAGCCAGAGGGCGCAAGAGAGGGCCAGCGCTCTCAG gctgCTGTCTGGACTCTCGGAGCGGTTGAAGAAGGAACTCGACTCTCCGttgccccctgctggtcagTTCTACGAGCTGCGTTTGCTATTCCTGCTGACGGCCCTGAGGCCGGAACTAAGGTTACAGCTTCAGCAG GAGAGGGGCGTGTCCTTGTTGACCTCTGCCCTAGAACAGTGTCTGTCAGTGAAGTGGATGGACGTAAATGAGGTCCAGTCAGACCCAACAGCTCCACCAGTCCGTAAGGAAGTCTCGGAAAAAGCTGTTGAGATTCTGAAGACGCTGTTCAACGTCACTCACGACGCTCACCGGAACGAGCCGGACGAG GAAGAATGTGCTCTCTACCGCCGCCTGGCCGCAGTGCTGCGCCACTGCATGCTTTTGTCCTGTGAGGGAGAGGAACTGGATGTTGAGCTGAaggg GCACGCGGTGAACCTGCTGTCCGCCCTGCCCCTCCAGTGTCTGGACGTCCTGCTGTCTGGCCGTCTGTCGACGAGCTCCGTCGAGTGGGAAGGCCTCAACATGGACTGCGTTCGCTCCCTGCTGCAGTTCTTGGAGAGGCGTCTGGATGCG GGCCATAAGCTGAAGGAGAAACTGACTCCTGTCCTGAACCTGCTGACGGAGAGCAGCAAAGTCCACAGGGGGACGCGACACTACCTCAAACAGCAG ATCCTGCCGCCACTGAGAGACCTGAGCCTGAGGCCTGAGCAGGGCACCTCAGTACGAAGCCGGCTTGTCAGGCTGATGACCCACGTGGACACGGACATCAAGCACTGTGCTGCCGAACTGCTGTTTGTGCTCTGCAAGGAGAACG TGCGGCGTTTTGTGAAGTACACCGGGTACGGGAACGCCGCGGGCCTGCTGGCGGCGCGGGGCCTGTTGAGCGGGTGTGGCCCTTATCACCAGTCGCAGTACTCCAGCGACTCCGACTCCGACTCCGACACCGAGGAGTACCGCCATGCGAAGGGGCGCATCAACCCTGTGACGGGGCGCGTGGAGGAGGAGCAGCCCGACCCCATGGAGGGAATGAccgaggaggagaaggaggcggAGGCGCGTAAACTCATCTGGATGTTTAACAGACTCTCCAG GGATAAAATCATCCAGCCCATGGGAGTGACAGCAGAGGGCCGCCTGGCACCGCTGTACGTGGAGCAGAGAGTACGCCCCCTGCAGGAGCAGATCCGCGAGGaggacagcgaggaggacctGGATGAGTGA